TTCAGGCACTAAGACAAACTCTGCCTCAAACTCTCAAGGTGTGAAAGCCACCACCCGGGTTGTATAATTGACCTAGCCACCCAGCTTATTTGGAAAAGAACGTTGGACTTGTATCAGGTCACATGCTGAGACAGCCATGTTTGTTGCCTGCTTTAAAAACAGCAAGAAACTGTTCTGGAGATGGATTCCACTGAAGGCCATCTGCCCGTCACAaacagccaaggtaataaacagcaataccttgaaaatGGAAGATTCCTAACAAAGAAAAGGACTTCtccccaacctgttccaactttTTGAGTTCAACTGAGAACTGGCCTCCTGGAAATTCAACCACAAGAAATCTCGCAGCTTACTGAGAACCCTTCGCCTTCAATTAAAGCATCAACCTTCATCGAAGAAACTACAGCCCTGCTACAAAAGAGATCGAGGGAATTGTAAATTGTAATTGCgttattttttttccctcatcCATATCTAACCTTTGTgtaataattccagcagcaagcttttaaaTTGGGACAATCGCTGTGAGGGTTAGAAAGCATACACCTCTCACATGCAAAACACACTGATCCCAGGCTGTGAGAAAACACATAAAATAATTCCGTGACACATGGTTTGACATTGCATTAGATTTACACTCCATGCAGTGTCAAAACTCAGGGTGAATTTTATGCCCTAATGGCTTgtttggaggcagggacagcatttaatcaggcaggacgTGGCCTGCAAgcatcccaccacctcccccaaaatTAAATCGGGAGCAAGAAGGCCTGTGGTCTGATTTCTTGCCCAGTGGCCAATTAttaaccacttaagggcctcatcccttgGCATTATCCTGATGAGCAGTCCTGTCGCATCTCGGGGAGCACGACAAGTAAACCTGTGGGCTGCTTGTGGTCTCTTGGTGGGGGGTTGGCAATGggtagggggggcgggggggggggggggggtactgagagtcgccccccccccccaccaccaccaccaccaacgcccTTGCTGCCtaaccccctcccttcccctcctctgtGACCTCCACCTCGGGAAACCCCCTCCCGCCTTGACTTACCTCCAGCCTGGGTTGCTCCTCGACCCTGGGCCTTGGGTGGCTGTCGTTCCCACGGCAACTACCACCTCCCCATTGACGCTGGTGAGCAGAAGAGCTGTTTGCTTCTGATTGGCCAAAAGctcttgtggggtggggtggggggaggggctgcagTGCCAGGATTTCGTCCCCCGggatccttgatcccagggaaggcccaccAGTGGACACTTAAAGGCACTTAATACCAGAGGGACTCCTGCTAGCTGGAAGACATTGACACCTCCATAAAATCCCCCCCGCAAAGAGTTTGCAACTACCTGCGTCAAGAAGTCACATTCCTCACCTCTCTAGAGTTAGGTTGGTCCCTGCGTCCAGATTTACACTGGGGCATCACTTCCATCTATAGGTTGATTTACAGAAACCTCAATTTTCCTTTATTTAGGAGCAGATCTTCCTTTTCATCTCCTGTGTCAACAAAGTACAGGCCCTTGTTGGTTTTTTTTAGACACAAGGGGTAGAATTTTGTGGTCTTAGTCTCTGCTGAAACAGTATGACCATTTGCAGGTCAGGGAACTTAATGGTGAGGGAGTTGGCTTTTCCATTGCTTTCACTTCCtaataccacccccacccccccaaccccacctcactTGCTGCTTCCTCTCGCTCTACGTTGCACGTCCCCACTCCCTGAAGGACACAGGGAGCAGACACACAAAAATGACATTGTGGTAGGAGAAACCCCCGCCTGTGCTGGCGGACAGAATGTGTGCCGAGTTCCTATTCCTGCTGGCAGCAGAAATTAAAATGTTCAAATTAACACGTGTGAAACTTCATACACCTGTTTCTTCTCCCAGATAGGTAAGGTCTATTGTAGGCGCAGATGGAAATGCCTGATTAACCTGAATCTTCTGAAGCAGGTTTATTTTAATATACACTAAGTGGTGGGAAATAAATTGTTTATTTGTGCTCATGTAATTTTTCCAGATCTTCTTGTCATCCCTTATGGCTACCAGGCTAAGCATATAAGACGTTGCACCCTTGTTAGTTGCCTTTAGCTGCACCTTGTTGTACCGCTTaaataaaaagccatctggttatTGAATAGAAAAGAAAAAGTGGAGTAGGATTCTGCATGCTCTTAATTCCATTGCTTTTACACAGCATTTAACTGGGAGTGTTTGGCATGCCCACCCACTACCGGTTTACATGTAGAAATTTATTACTGTGCAATTTGGACACGGAGCCCCATTGTTCATCCAGCACAGACAGCCCTCAGCCAAAAACACTTCTGTCTATAAATAGAATGTTAATGTATGTGAAATTGGTGCTTTTTTCCACGTATGCAAAAAGTTGTAAATTTTCATCACCTTGTGCAGTCTGTCACTGAAGGAAAAAAACATGTTTTTGTAGTCAGTCCCTATTTGCCTTTCTGAAAGCCGGACAGACTTGCCAGTCTGAATTTTTCCATAAAGCTTTATTTGTCTTGACATTATCTAAATACTGAGAAGCATTTACAGTTGTTTGGTCTGCGAGCTACGAAGGGTTCCTTGCTGCACTCCGCTACTAAATTTGTCAAGAGTGAACAGATTGTAAGTGTTGAGTGGAGCTCTGACAGGGCTTCAGTGTACACCGGTGTTCATGGCTGTAATTTAACAGTGTAATTTTTTTATGAGTCCTGTGGTTAAAAGGGCATGGTGGCATGTGGCATGCTTCAGTAAACCcctagaagtttttttttaaaaaaaaaagggtcaGAGGCTGTTTATGTGAAGATGTTTGGAATTCCGGAGCTGGCATGGTTCCTCCAACAATAAAGCTGCAGGTCTGCTGGCCTCTCTGGAAAATCTTCGATTTGGATAAGGTGCGGGTTTGTGAGCAGGGCGTTGATTTATCGTTAGCTGTGTCCGTGAGAGAAAAGGTTAATTTGATGCATGGGTTTTGGCAGCAAGCTCCACTTGATCAagcctttttttttctctctctctctctctctctccctctcgccttcTCTGGTCGATTGAACTATCAGCCATAAGATTCATGTTTGATGTGATTCCAAAAGGGACAGGGCAGCCTTTTAAGTCAGGCATGAACATTGCCAGGTTTTTCTTTAAATTGATTTCTTTGCACAAACTCATTTGGATTCTTtagagccactggaaacagttttttttttgcttatagTGCTGCAGTGTTTTCTCTCAGGTACCCATCTCTTTTGCTAAAGCTTCTTTCTTTGTGCTCTGTGCTGCAGAGCTGAGGAAGAACCAATCAGCTTGCAGTGCTCACAGCAGGAGCGAGCCAATAAAGTGGCTCCTTTTGGTTTGGCAGCGCAAAACCCTGAAGGGAAACGCTTAAACAAAGGCTTTCACTGCAGACAAATGTTAAGTGTCTTCACTGGTCTTTCGTCTTCCATAATTTTATTGCAGCAGCTCTGAAAGGACTTGCTTGTCCCTTTCTCATTAAAATTCTAAAGCCCTTTTTAGGCATTTTTAATTATACATTTGTGTttcgttccccccccccccgccctctctctctctctctctgttgccacAGCTGCACTGCTGCAGTCAGTTGTGACTGGAACAAGCAATCTCTGGGATGGgtctagggagagagagagagagagacaaaaaaaaaccctctgGCGATACAAATGCATTAGTGTTGTAAATATTGTTGACATGTTCAAGAATTTAACGCAGCTGAGAGGTCTGCGATACCATAGCTAGTTTTGTGAAAGGAGGAGAAAGGCCAAGTAGTTTGAGATGCCCTAATTTCATAGATTTTCTGGAtgggggatttttttttattggggGAGGGACAGTTATAGAAAAGTTGATTACAGACACATAACCGTTGTACGGTGCTATCGTCCATAGTCAGCCTGTGTTGTTTCCTCACCTCGTAAAATGCAGCAGTGTTACTTAGAGATAAGAACACTAGTATGTTTAGGTTCTTCCCCCCCACAGTAGCATTTTGTCAGTTCTTTGGGGAATTAAATTGCAGGATTGTTCTGTTTACAGGCCCTTGGGGACCTGAGCTGCTTCTTTCTATGTGACTGCAGTGTAGGTGAGGTATTTTGTGGTTTTATTCCGTATGGATGAAACACTTGATAACTGAAGGTTATGAAGGTAAACAGTCTGGACTTTGACGTCATGTCCTGATAAGATACAGATTTTCTGCAGATCAGGTTCAAAATATCTCTGCTTTCAAATCAAACGGACAAAAAACATTTAGAGTAAAATTTAAATTAGTTCACATTTCCTTACTGTGTGAGGAGAAATGCTGTACATTGGGTTGTCAGTATTTTgagtttattttttaaatgtattttcactcTAAGTGTGAAGGTTTGAAAATACTGATACAAATTCAGTTGATTCTTGAAAGAAATGGAGTTTTTTTCTTCTTTGAAGTGACGCACCTCTCCACCTAAGTTCCTAAGAGAAGAAACCCACAGAGTGGTGAAGGAAATGTGAGAAATAAAGCATAATAAATGATGATGTATAATTCTAATTGAGTAggcaaataaaaaaaacccagttACTTGCAGCTTGGTGACAATTGCACATGTAGTGCACCACAATTAAAAATGGCAGGAGGAGGGTAAGGGATTTAATCACCAGCAAACCAACATCACATGTCATTCAGACAATGAAGGCAAGCCAATTCATAGAGAAATAGTTCTAATGGTGGAGCTTATGTTGGGTGCCATATAATCACTCTCTCAGAATTGTGTGTTATGGCGCTCACCACATTCAATTTTAAATTCTTAGTTTGAAAGGGGAGTTATTTTGTTTTGAGTAATGGGCAGCAGTAATTTGTGCAGAAGACGATATCAAATCATTTTACAACTGagataattgcattgattgtgggtGTGAAGAAAACAAACTTTGACAAAAATTCAGACGCGAGGCAGGGAAATGTGAATGAGTGCTTTGAGAAGGAGTTTGACTGACGTAAATCCTTCTGCTAGGGAAAGATTGTGTTGTTGATcctccttccacccccccccccaccccttcaccccacctctcAATTCACCAAGCAACCAAAAAGGAAAAGTTCACAGGTTGCTCATGGTCATTTCAGAAAGACCTTTTTAGTTCTGCATACTGGCTCAGTGTGTGCTGGCAGCTTGCCAAGCAAAAGCAATTACGTGTAATAATAGCAAAAATTAAGAGGTGAGTGTTGCCGTTTTACAGCAGGACGTGGCAAGAACCATTTCCTTCTGTCAGCCATATCTCGATTACACACGAAAAAAAACAATTTCCTGTCGGTCTTGACTTGAGGTCAGTGAAGCCAGAAAGAGGAAGAATGCAAAACCACAGTTGCAGAAAACATATGTGTATTAAGTGCATGACAGAAAAGTTAAAAGGACTCCAAATGTATAGGTGATTTATTTGTTATCTCTTTTTTTTTCTTATCTCCTGTAGGTGTTCTGGTGGTAAATGTGACCTGGCGAAATAAAACATACGTTGGGACGCTTTTGGACTGCACAAAACATGACTGGGCGCCTCCAAGGTAACCCCACTTTGGATGCATTTGAAATCCTCCTGTAGACCAGGATAATTGCAGAAAGACTTTTGACTTCTATGTGTAGAATTTTAAATTGTATCAACTTGGAAGAGTTATGTTACAGAAAATACACTAAACAGAAAAACATGCTGGTTGCACCTAGTTGGTATTAGTTTCTGTGGCTTCAATAGAGCATGATACCAAGCATGTGCTTCTGGGGTCACAATAATAAATGCAGAtcagagaggccattcagcccatctagctcATTCTTCCATAGAAACCTGTTGTCAGAACTTGGGTAAAAAGGTGGTGAACAGTAGGATACTGGTGCCTGGTCTTTAAATAAAATCTTGTAAGTGAATACAGTGACACACATTGCATACTGAGTGCCTCCAACAAAAAAAGCTCTTTCAAATATAAAAACACTAATGAGTCTCCAATTAATGTCTCCCACCTGAATACAATTAACACCCAATTGATTTACAATTAACACTGAAAACCACCCCATCACACTACTTTAACtgcttgcttggcctaaatagccaagtggttatggtactgggtttggaaccccaaaatcaagagttcaaatctcacaatggccaactatgaaacaatgaaacttcatctgaaacagatggaaacaggtttactcaaaagagtatcaagcgttcaaatctcacaatgataaacaatgtaacttcatctgaaacagatggaaacgggtttgtactcgaaagagttactttaaCTGCTTTTTGAGCAATGTGAGAGTTTTGATTTCACTGCCCTACCTGGAAGATCGTTTACAAAGGAGTTCTCCCTGACATCAGTCTTGAACTTGCCATTTCCTAGTCTGTActtttgtgtctctgctctgcaatCCTTCAATTCCTTCAAATTGTGCTCAGGACTCAGGTTTTCTAATCCATTGAGAAAAGGATCTGTAAAAGCCTCTCAATGGTCTTCTCCCACTTTTTCCCATTGAAGGTTGATGAATTCAAGCTGTTCTAAGTTGGCCACATAGCTTATCCCTCTGAGACTGTAGCTTAGCTTTGTGACTCTTCCATTTGAGCCTTAGTGACCAAAAACTAAGTGTGATACTCAGGGTGCAGCCTGACCAAAGTACAATACAGTTCAGCGCGACAGCTTTTGTCTCTGGCTTATACTCTATGAGTTTTGGCTGAACATTCTACTTACATTGTTGTTGTCTGTGGCCCAATCCAAGGTTTCTTACAGTCCCTTCCTTGGCTAGTTCTGCACCATTAATTAAGCATGTATGGCTGCCAGTTTCACAGCAGTTACCAAAGTGTATAATAATTTTTATGTTGTAAGGCAGTCCCGATGTTGAAATTAGACAGGCTCATTTGACATAAGAACTTTACAGATAAGGGGGATCATTGGTCTCTTCAGCCTGGACTGGCTCTGAACCCAGTTCCCAGATTTAAAGAGCTAGAGTGTAGTCCACCACTATTTAGTCTCCCTACCAGGGTTTGACAGAAATTGGTAACCCTTTCGATGGAGgcattacatttttttaaaaagctatagCGTTATTACAGACCAGCAGTCACAAGATGTGTTTTGCAAGCTATTATGGAAACTTATCTCAAAAATATATGGCATCTTGCTGTCATTTTACGTGGTACTTCTGAGCTCCTTGGTTTAAAATTCTGTCAAAAGTAGCCTTTCTATTTTTTAATAGTCTTCATTTACTGCTGACTGATGCACGCCGTGTACAGTTCAGGCTAATACTAATCTGAATGTTCTTTACGTTCCACAGGTTTTGTGAATCGCCCACAAGTGACGTTGAGATGCGAGCAAGCCGAGGTCGAGGCAAAAGGGCACGGTCTGTTGCTAATGCCCCAATGAACGAAGCCAGTTTTACGGAGTCCAGGGGCGTGCAAAGCAAGAACAGAGGCGGTGCCAATGGAAAAGGGCGCAGAGGAAGTCTTAACTCGAGTGGACGTAGGACGCCCCCTAACTGTACCATGGAGGATGTGAAAACAAGCCCCTCGCCCATCAACAAAAGGAAGAACAAGCCTCCCATGGAGCTGGACCTAAACTCCAGTTCTGAGGACACcaagtctgggaagagagtccgcACAAATTCTAGAAGCACTCCAACCACCCCGCAGGGGAAGCCTGAGGCTACTTTTGTGGATCAAGGCTGCTCTTCTCCAGTCTTAATTGACTGTCCCCATCCAAACTGTAGTAAGAAGTACAAGCACATCAATGGTTTGCGTTATCACCAGGCTCACGCACACTTGGACCCTGAGAATAAATTGGAATTTGAACCAGACATTGAAGACAAAATGTCAGATTGTGAAGAGGCTTTGAGTAATGTGGCAATTGGTGTTGAGCCTGCTGAAGCAGGAAATGGCACGTTGCTTTCTGGTGGTGGATTGAGTTACGATCAGATAAAAGCACCTCCATCACCTGTTCCTAGCACTCCGGGGACACCAAAGGGCCGCAAAGAGTTGGCTAATAGTACTCAAAGCCCACTAGTCAACTCTAAACCTGGGAAGAATGCTAGTAAAAGGAAAGGTCTTAACAATGACCTGAATAACCTTCCTGTGATATCCAATATGACTGCTGCTTTGGAAAGTTGCTCGGTTCCTGATGGTAGCTCTGCTTCGGAAATGCCCAAACTTGAAGTAGAAGGAGTCATAGATAAGAAAAGCATGGGTGAGAAAGAAAAGGGGAAAAAGAACGGCAATGGAAAAGTAGATAAAACATTATCAAAGCCGAAGACAACAAGACCAATtgccccagcccctcccccaccacagttGATCGCTATTCCCACAGCCACATTCACAACCACTACTGCAGGAACAATACCAGGGCTACCTTCTCTTACTACAACAGTTGTCCAGGCAACACCAAAGAGTCCACCACTGAAACCTATTCAACCAAAGCCAACAATTATGGGAGAGCCTAGTGCGGTAAACCCAGCCCTGTCCTCACTCAAGGATAAAAAGAAGAAAGAGAAGCGAAAGCTGAAAGACAAAGAGGGCAAAGAGACAGTAAGCCCAAAGATGGACTCTAAACTAGGGAAACCTGAGGATTTAAAAGCTTCTGCAAAAGAGCTGACTGCACATTTTTTAAAAGAGCATCTCAATAAGAATGAAGTGCTTGTGAATGGTTTATGTGACTCTCAGGAGAGCAGAATGGCCAGCATAAAAGCTGAGGCTGATAAGGTTTACACGTTCACAGACAATGCACCCAGCCCTTCTATCGGGAGTGCCTGTAGGTTGGAATGCAGCAGTCTGGTTAATGGACAATCTCCCATGACACCATTGCACGTTTTAACACAAAATGGTGGCGATGGGACTGCTACCAAAACAAACAGCCCGGCTTACTCGGACATTTCTGATGCTGCTGACGATGGAGGTTCTGACAGCAGGTCAGAGGGCACAAGGTCAAAGACTAATTCTCCTGCAGATACAATTTCCTCCAAGGAGACTATTGTAAAAGCTCACTCCTCGGCCTCTTCTCAGCCAACACAAAGCAAAGAGACTCATTCACCTTTTTACCATGGTTATGAGCCTTACTATTCCCCTAATTACATGCACCCTAGTCAGGTCAGTAGCACCACAACCGGGAACACTTTTTCATCCCAAAGCATCAAAgtgaaaaaagagacagaggaagagactgAGAAAAAGGACAAGGTGGAGGTCTTGGATGTCAAAAAAAGTGACACAAATACAGTAAACGTTCAAGCTCAGCACCAATCTGTcattacacagagacacccagcacTTGCCCAGTCACTCTATTATGGACAATATGCATACGGTCTATGCTACGTTGACCAGAAGTCAATAATGACAAATCCTTCTTACAGGCAGCAGTATGAAAAATTTTACGAGGAGCAGCGGTTTGCAGAGCAGAAGCTGCAACAGATGGGGAGAGATAGTGAAAGGAAAAATGAAGGGCAGCCAAAGGAATTGGGGAAAGATGAACTAAAGCAGAAAAATATTCCGACTGCTACAATTTCAAAAGCCCCCTCTACCCCGGAGCCAAACAAAAGTAGCACAAAAGCGAAGGATTCTTTCTTGCTGTCAGAATCCTCAAAGCCCGGGACCATGAACAAACCAGATGAGCTTGTAAAATCACACATTCAACctgtgcagcagcaacacatgaCAATTGATGGGTTTAAAGCCAAGCAAATGGAAAACCACCAGCTCATCAAGGAGGCAGTGGAAATGAAGTCTGTTATGGACTCTATGAAACAAACAGGAGTAGATCCCACCATACGCTTTAAACAGGTAACTAGATTTTCATTGCTCGTGGGTGGGTGATGATACTGAAGTGCAGCGTGATAATCAATGCCTATGTCACCAATTCTATATTTTCatacttttattaaaaatatatattactCTCCCAGTGGCTGGTCGCTAAATGCAATCAGGTTTGAGGTTCTGAGCCCAGCAACAACATTTTATATTAGATTTTATAAtgtttataaagtgcctttattGTAGAAAATGCTCCATGACACTTCACAGCGTGATAAGAGAAAATAAACGAAGGAACGGATGTCAAGCCACGATGTGAGGGTTCGGAGAGGTGGCAGAAAGTTTGTTAAGGCAGTTTTTAAAAGGTAGATAGTTAAATGGAGACGCAGAGGGGTTTAAGGAGGAAGTCCTGCAACAAGGGGCGGAAGTTTACCGCCCGCGGGCGAGTGGAGGTGTACCCGACCCGATCGGGCCTCAAGTGCGCGATGTTATCAGGCGAGCGCCcagacatcattgcgcactcgcgcgatatttcggtcagcaggcaccCCCGAGAATCGGCAGCGGGCCCGCTGACAATTAGGAGGCCGATTTAAGGCCATTCATTAATTGATTAAGAGTGATTTCTCGCTGCCCATCCAaggttacagttggcgggcaggcaaatcagcctgcgcatttttgaggaaacctcgtccgtgggtgggatgaggtttccaacagtaatttttaaaaaaaaaaacattttgaaagAATTTTTACAATCTGTATGTTCAGAATTTCAAAATCTTtacttttgtatttaaaattcttcagctccttgaggcagctctctgccttccttCAGGGAGCGTTCATCGCGCCCTCCCCCCACAGACTTCATCGCTCGCCCCCTCACCCCGTCAGCGCTGAGCCTCTCGGCGCgggtttcacgctggccggccggccggccgttaattggccagccagcgtgaaatcacgggcGGCTGACCATTTCCCAGCTGCGCCCGGGCCCACTTTACCACGCCTGCCCGATGACCCGAAAATCCAGCCCACGGGACCAAGGAATCTGAAACCTTTTATCTcagtggtgggggatgggtttaTAGGGAAGGGCAGAAGGTTACAGTCCCAATCCGCGTACTGTGCCGTTAACTGAGTTCAGCTTTGATAAGAGGTACTGCAACTGGTATCAACatgttgaggaggaggaggaaaaggacGAGGAAGATGCTCTTTCCGGTCCCGGTTGCTGTGCCGCAACCTCTACTGGAAagcatgggcggaattttacagcaccTCCTgccggcgggattttccagtcccgctgaaGTGAATGGAGTTAaacggctcgctgcattttactgcccctcccccccccccccgactccttCCGCGATGTGTGTGACTGGTAGCTAAAAAGAGGTTCAGGCTTGTCCTCAACACCTCCCCCACTGAAGTAAACTACCAACGTTAGAGGCTCTCTAACATTTGATACTTCTGTGGTCTCTCAATTCCACCAtctaaataatcaaaaaggctaatggaatactggCCTTTCTATTCAGAGGGACTAGAAAACCAGGAGGTGAAAGTTATCTCACAGTTATACAGTGCCCTGGTTAGACCAAACCTGGAGGACTGGGAGCAGTTCTGGCACCACACTGTagaggtggaatttaatgtggatgaCAGGTGCCTCATCCACAACCAGCGAGAGCCACACGTCACCTTTTTTCAGGAAGGCCCGTCACGTTAAGTGCCAGCCAGGCGCTTGACAGGTTAGAGGCGGGCCTTCCCTGGGACCAAGGACcccaggggcagaagtcctgcccactgagagctgccggccaatcagaagccagcagctctccattgctGGGCAGTGTCATCGGGGGAGGCAGCAGCCGCTCTTGCCGGTAACGTACCCCCCACTCAAGGCTGAGGATCACTGAGGAACCCAGGTTTCGGTCGGGTGATGGCAGGAGGGGGTTTTATGGGGAGGAGGGTTATGGCAACCCCGCCCAccacttcccaatgccaggttCCCCGTttgggcactgagtgcctttaaaTGAGGAACTCCATGGAAAACCGCAGACCCAAAAGGGTTTGCTTTCTGGGCTTTCGGCATGGCGAGTCCCCCACTTGCTGCTGGGTGAATACCAGTGGCAgtggatgaggcctttaagtgggcattaattgcccacttaagggccttaatatgcTGGCAGAGAGGGAAGGCCCTCCAGAAGCCTTCCTGCCACAGACTTAATAGGGGCAGAGGTGGGATGGCAGTGTggtccccacccatcaccctcccaccccaccaacaaCCTCGCCCTGGGGGGGGAGGACATTAAATTCCTCCCGAGGATATTTTGGCCTTTGCGGGAGCATAGCgtggatttaccagaatggactccaagggttaaattgccCAGAGTGATTATGCAAATTAAGGTTGGATTCCCTGAAATTTAGACGGTTAAGCCGTGATTTGACTGATGTTTTCAAGATTTTTAAGGGGAACAAGATAGGATAGATCAAGAGGAACTGTTTCTGCTGGCGAGGAATTCTAGGACCAGGGGATATGGTGTGAAAATTGGAGCCAGagctttcaggagtgaagttaggaaacacatTTGTGATGAagcttggaactctctttctgcaAACGACAATTGGTTCTGGATcaattgctttttttaaaatatgagATTGAGAGGTTGTTGTTAACCAAAGTTATGAAGGGATATGGGTACAGGGGTATGgagttagatcagccatgatctcactgaatggtggaacaggctcagcaGGATCAATGGCCAACTCCTGGAAGACCACCTGCATCAGTTGCATTCCAGAATGAATCAGGAAGTTGGGGGTGGGAATATTCTTTGGCGATACTTTTTGGAATGATTGAAAATTTTGTACAAAAGTGTAAAAGTAACGCTAAACAAGTGACAATATATGAAAAACTTTATTGAAGTGCTCATTTTAAACAGCCACCTCACTTTCTAGTCAAAGTAGATCACTTTGAGCTGATAATTGATAATGATTGGATCACCCTTTAGATGTAAAAGAACGTGTAAACTCACACCTTTCATTGCACTTTATGTAGTTTGCAGTTTCAAGATACTTGCAGAAAGTTTATATTTCGTATAAAATTATGTCCATGGCACCTTTAAGGTATACATTGAGCAGAGGAGCTAGTTATTAAGACTGAAATTGGATTGTCCTTGATTCTATTTTGCATAGAAGAAAAAAATTATAATTGGAAAAAATCTTTTCAGATTCCATTTTGCATAGAGATCTTTGAGAGATTAGTTCGAAGTGTATCCCCTGATAATTCCTATGAGGTGCAAAGTCCTCgggcagaatcttgttgaggcgCTGGGGGCCTTGCTCCCTGGAGAGCTGGCGAGAGACCGTCACTGCCTCTTTTCGGTAAGGCCCACCAAACCACAAGTCATTCAGGCAGTGGCGAGACCAACTGTGGGCCTTCGCCTGGGGTCAAGGCCCTAGAGGTGGAAGTCTCGCCCGCTGAGAGCTGCCGACCAGTcagaggccatggctgctgctggaaggCGGGCCATTGGAATCTCAGGCTTGTGGAGCAACCCAGGCCACAGGAAAGTAATGGGAGAGGGAGGTTCTGGTGGGGTGGGAGTCTCCAGGCAGAGGGGTGCATTGG
This is a stretch of genomic DNA from Carcharodon carcharias isolate sCarCar2 chromosome 4, sCarCar2.pri, whole genome shotgun sequence. It encodes these proteins:
- the znf608 gene encoding zinc finger protein 608 isoform X4, whose protein sequence is MSVNSCVATSKGVESNAVDTYDSGDDWEIGVGNLIIDLDADLEKDRQKLEMNNSSASSSTSIAASGSSSGNSNINNGGNSNNNSSGGGGGGNSNNNSGSGSGKDCGANVAAASALTESLKFTSSSVQPPPPGHPHKETGKSKVKRSKTCKDANKSLSSSSSSSSCCSSASLYGMPEISSAGKRQEVQGRPGEVSGMNSALGQTVSSSSSGGGSSSSSSSGGCNNNNNNNNNNNNSSGSVIGNPTIGNCTKGKEEKAGKGSGRGGSKRDKEAGRSRKDGHKQEVGVPPMPAPGAAAAHLFGYGPKGGSGSGSISGAPQCCGEPAARIQDIKNALESGILSHPVALRKDEEGQDEESPRPVKKLKTEKVDPLFTVPAPPPPISVSMPPQILPSYFPSSSGIAAPVEQLLVRTRSMGINTCEVGVVTEPECLGPCEPGTSVNLEGIVWHETEEGVLVVNVTWRNKTYVGTLLDCTKHDWAPPRFCESPTSDVEMRASRGRGKRARSVANAPMNEASFTESRGVQSKNRGGANGKGRRGSLNSSGRRTPPNCTMEDVKTSPSPINKRKNKPPMELDLNSSSEDTKSGKRVRTNSRSTPTTPQGKPEATFVDQGCSSPVLIDCPHPNCSKKYKHINGLRYHQAHAHLDPENKLEFEPDIEDKMSDCEEALSNVAIGVEPAEAGNGTLLSGGGLSYDQIKAPPSPVPSTPGTPKGRKELANSTQSPLVNSKPGKNASKRKGLNNDLNNLPVISNMTAALESCSVPDGSSASEMPKLEVEGVIDKKSMGEKEKGKKNGNGKVDKTLSKPKTTRPIAPAPPPPQLIAIPTATFTTTTAGTIPGLPSLTTTVVQATPKSPPLKPIQPKPTIMGEPSAVNPALSSLKDKKKKEKRKLKDKEGKETVSPKMDSKLGKPEDLKASAKELTAHFLKEHLNKNEVLVNGLCDSQESRMASIKAEADKVYTFTDNAPSPSIGSACRLECSSLVNGQSPMTPLHVLTQNGGDGTATKTNSPAYSDISDAADDGGSDSRSEGTRSKTNSPADTISSKETIVKAHSSASSQPTQSKETHSPFYHGYEPYYSPNYMHPSQVSSTTTGNTFSSQSIKVKKETEEETEKKDKVEVLDVKKSDTNTVNVQAQHQSVITQRHPALAQSLYYGQYAYGLCYVDQKSIMTNPSYRQQYEKFYEEQRFAEQKLQQMGRDSERKNEGQPKELGKDELKQKNIPTATISKAPSTPEPNKSSTKAKDSFLLSESSKPGTMNKPDELVKSHIQPVQQQHMTIDGFKAKQMENHQLIKEAVEMKSVMDSMKQTGVDPTIRFKQEPDTRAWHHYVYQPKYMEQQKMDDFEREKKQKEDSPMKASSKEGNVSNIPMAVTNIKEEPKDAKRAESQSLSVEDHKSKADDRKTPVIAKESRGARVAVSSPMNQHQSYIQYLHAYNPYSQMYDPAYRAVSPVLMHSYPGAYLSPGFHYPVYGKMSSREETEKSSTSPNVNTKPAAESKALDLLQQHANQYRSKSPGPADKAPPEREREAERERERERHSPFAQRHVHTHHHTHVGMGYPLIPGQYDPYQGLASAAIAAGQQVAAQASASAIFPAQRR